A stretch of the Negativicoccus succinicivorans genome encodes the following:
- a CDS encoding DUF4911 domain-containing protein yields MHEGEVYFQTERRYITYVVRILEGYEYLGVVTTSDPQLGIARVRATEDTKADVCAVLQSLAIPLQIAESPEDFVKKE; encoded by the coding sequence ATGCATGAGGGCGAAGTGTACTTTCAAACAGAACGGCGCTACATTACGTATGTTGTGCGCATTTTGGAAGGGTATGAATATTTAGGCGTGGTGACGACCAGCGATCCCCAACTGGGGATCGCTCGTGTCCGCGCGACCGAGGATACTAAAGCGGACGTTTGCGCCGTTTTGCAATCGCTTGCAATTCCGCTTCAGATCGCAGAAAGCCCTGAAGATTTTGTCAAAAAAGAGTAG